One genomic segment of Candidatus Fukatsuia endosymbiont of Tuberolachnus salignus includes these proteins:
- a CDS encoding protein-disulfide reductase DsbD, whose amino-acid sequence MTQPYLKWILLLYSLLLLAPHAKASPFKPLINEQSQFMTVDQAFTFDFRQKNDQLDLSWHIRPGYYLYRQQLKIVPQQVKLGAFVIPEGLAHQDEFYGVTTIFKQQLILKIPLTQATDVSSISVTYQGCADAGFCYPPETRIIPLNAIHKLKPSTDTPSANRIEDMPAIAAITSPTALPFSPFWALLIGIGIAFTPCVLPMYPLISAIILGGEKQQSQRQILLLAALYVQGMALTYTLLGLIVAAAGLQFQAALQHPYVLFSLSVLFILLSLSMFGCYSLHLPSALQTRLVTWSNHQKGGSLAGVFIMGMLAGLICSPCTTAPLSAMLLYIAQSGNVLAGGGILYLYAIGMGIPLIIVTLFGNRLLPRNGRWMQYVKEACGFVILALPVLLLERVLDAHWGIRLWSLLAIAFFGWAFTLSLTIARGWGRVLQLLLLTVLLIVARPLQDWVFTTDPQQQATGNHLNFQKVENLSQLYNALEQAKGRRVMLDLYADWCITCKQFEKYTFSDPDVHQRLANTVLLQADITSNSHEQAAMLKKLHVLGLPTILFFDKQGREIVGSRINGFMNANDFIIHIQNNLL is encoded by the coding sequence ATGACACAACCTTACCTTAAATGGATTTTGCTACTGTATAGCCTGTTACTACTGGCACCACATGCCAAGGCTTCGCCTTTCAAACCGCTGATCAATGAACAGAGTCAGTTTATGACTGTCGATCAGGCCTTCACCTTTGATTTCAGGCAGAAAAATGACCAGTTAGACCTAAGTTGGCATATTCGTCCCGGCTATTATCTGTACCGTCAGCAGCTAAAAATTGTGCCGCAACAGGTTAAACTGGGGGCATTCGTCATACCTGAAGGTCTCGCTCATCAGGATGAATTTTATGGTGTAACAACAATTTTTAAACAACAACTGATATTGAAAATTCCGTTAACACAGGCGACGGATGTATCCAGTATCAGTGTGACTTATCAGGGCTGTGCCGACGCTGGGTTTTGTTATCCACCAGAAACTCGCATTATTCCACTCAATGCCATCCACAAACTAAAACCATCGACTGACACCCCATCGGCTAACAGAATTGAAGATATGCCGGCGATTGCCGCAATAACATCACCTACTGCCCTTCCCTTTTCTCCGTTTTGGGCGTTACTGATCGGGATCGGCATTGCCTTTACCCCTTGTGTATTGCCGATGTATCCCTTAATTTCAGCGATTATTCTCGGAGGCGAAAAACAGCAGAGTCAGCGACAAATTTTATTATTGGCGGCACTCTACGTGCAGGGTATGGCGCTGACCTACACGCTATTAGGACTCATAGTCGCTGCTGCAGGGCTGCAATTTCAGGCAGCCCTACAGCATCCTTATGTGCTTTTTAGCTTGTCGGTGCTGTTTATTTTACTCTCATTATCAATGTTCGGGTGCTACTCACTTCATCTTCCCTCTGCTCTGCAAACTCGCTTGGTGACATGGAGTAACCATCAAAAAGGCGGTTCGCTGGCGGGTGTTTTTATCATGGGTATGTTGGCCGGATTGATCTGTTCCCCCTGTACCACCGCTCCTCTCAGTGCCATGTTGTTGTATATCGCGCAAAGTGGCAATGTACTTGCGGGGGGAGGGATCCTATACCTGTATGCAATAGGAATGGGGATCCCTTTGATTATAGTGACATTGTTTGGCAACCGGCTATTGCCACGCAATGGACGTTGGATGCAGTACGTTAAAGAGGCCTGCGGCTTTGTCATTTTAGCGCTCCCTGTGCTGCTACTTGAGCGGGTATTGGACGCCCACTGGGGAATACGTCTGTGGAGCTTACTCGCCATCGCTTTCTTTGGCTGGGCGTTCACGTTGAGTCTAACAATCGCTCGCGGTTGGGGTCGTGTATTACAATTGTTGCTATTGACCGTGCTGTTAATTGTCGCTCGCCCGTTACAGGATTGGGTATTTACTACAGATCCACAGCAACAAGCGACGGGTAATCATCTAAATTTTCAAAAGGTTGAAAATCTGTCACAGTTGTATAATGCACTCGAGCAGGCAAAAGGGCGGAGAGTGATGTTAGATTTATATGCCGATTGGTGTATCACTTGTAAACAGTTTGAAAAATATACTTTTAGCGATCCTGATGTGCACCAACGACTGGCGAACACTGTGCTATTACAGGCAGATATTACCAGTAACAGTCACGAACAGGCCGCAATGCTAAAAAAACTGCACGTGCTAGGACTGCCCACTATCCTTTTTTTTGATAAACAAGGGCGTGAAATAGTGGGTTCACGGATCAACGGGTTTATGAATGCCAATGATTTTATAATTCATATACAGAATAATTTACTTTGA
- the aspA gene encoding aspartate ammonia-lyase, with protein sequence MSNHTCPVEEFRFEEDLLGKRKVPIEAYYGIHTLRAIENFKISNSTINDVPEFIRGMVMVKKAAAMANKELHTLPSNIASIIINACDEVLDENKCMDQFQVDVFQGGAGTSLNMNTNEVLANIGLELMGKKKGEYEHLSPNDHVNMSQSTNDAYPTGFRIAVYNSIMKLIDAIDLLSKGFGMKSQEFTPILKMGRTQLQDAVPMTLGQEFGAFQVLLKEESKNLHRTAEFLLEVNLGATAIGTGLNTPEGYQQLVVKKLCEVSKLPCITAENLIEATSDCGAYVMVHSALKRLAVKLSKICNDLRLLSSGPRTGLNEINLPELQAGSSIMPAKVNPVIPEVVNQVCFKVIGNDMCVTMAAEAGQLQLNVMEPVIGQAMFESIHILTNACYNLLSKCVNGITANKKICEHYVFNSIGIVTYLNPFIGHHNGDKVGKMCAETGKSVREVVLDLALLTEEQLDDIFSIKNLMNPVYKAKRYNDENKQ encoded by the coding sequence ATGTCAAATCACACTTGTCCCGTAGAAGAGTTTCGTTTCGAAGAAGATCTATTAGGTAAAAGAAAAGTTCCCATAGAGGCGTACTACGGTATTCATACTCTACGTGCGATTGAAAATTTTAAGATAAGCAACAGTACAATCAATGATGTGCCTGAGTTTATTCGTGGCATGGTGATGGTAAAAAAAGCGGCGGCAATGGCTAATAAGGAGTTACATACCCTCCCGTCCAACATTGCATCGATCATTATTAACGCTTGTGACGAGGTATTGGACGAGAACAAATGTATGGATCAGTTCCAGGTTGATGTCTTTCAGGGGGGAGCGGGTACTTCGTTAAACATGAATACTAATGAAGTTTTGGCAAATATTGGACTGGAATTGATGGGGAAGAAAAAAGGCGAATATGAACATCTTAGCCCTAACGATCATGTAAACATGTCTCAGTCAACTAATGATGCTTATCCAACAGGGTTTCGTATTGCAGTTTATAACTCTATTATGAAGTTGATCGATGCTATCGACCTGTTAAGTAAAGGCTTTGGTATGAAGTCGCAAGAATTCACGCCTATTCTGAAAATGGGGCGTACACAATTGCAAGACGCTGTACCCATGACATTGGGTCAAGAATTTGGTGCTTTTCAGGTATTACTAAAAGAAGAAAGCAAAAACTTGCATCGTACCGCTGAATTTTTGTTAGAAGTGAACCTGGGTGCGACCGCTATCGGTACGGGTTTGAATACACCTGAAGGGTATCAACAACTAGTGGTAAAAAAGCTTTGTGAAGTGAGTAAGTTGCCTTGTATCACGGCGGAAAACTTGATTGAAGCCACCTCCGATTGTGGCGCCTATGTCATGGTGCATAGTGCGCTGAAACGTTTAGCTGTTAAGTTGTCAAAAATCTGCAATGATTTACGTCTGCTGTCATCAGGTCCTCGCACTGGCCTGAACGAAATTAATTTGCCAGAACTACAGGCCGGTTCTTCGATTATGCCTGCTAAAGTGAATCCGGTGATACCTGAAGTGGTTAATCAGGTTTGCTTTAAAGTGATTGGTAATGATATGTGTGTGACCATGGCGGCTGAAGCGGGTCAGCTGCAATTAAATGTCATGGAACCGGTCATTGGTCAAGCCATGTTTGAATCGATCCATATTCTTACTAATGCGTGCTACAACCTGTTGAGTAAATGCGTTAACGGTATCACCGCCAATAAAAAAATCTGCGAACACTACGTATTTAATTCAATCGGTATTGTTACTTATCTCAACCCATTCATTGGTCATCATAATGGTGACAAGGTGGGTAAGATGTGTGCTGAAACGGGTAAGAGTGTACGGGAGGTGGTGTTGGATCTGGCATTACTGACTGAGGAACAACTTGATGATATTTTCTCTATCAAGAACCTGATGAACCCAGTCTATAAAGCAAAACGTTATAACGATGAAAATAAGCAGTAA
- a CDS encoding FxsA family protein: MRWLPFMLIFSLAYIEISLFIKVAAALGVAITLLLVIFTSCVGISLVWNQGVKTLIQMQQKLAKGESPAQEMVKSVSLVLTGFLLLIPGFFTDFLGLLLLLPRVQKLLTLKLMPYFNLSRSGTANTSGSGNIFDGEYQCKEDDSDKIEDQKNKDGADKNRNPKNNK, translated from the coding sequence GTGCGTTGGTTACCGTTCATGTTAATATTTTCATTAGCTTATATAGAGATTTCTTTGTTTATCAAAGTCGCGGCAGCTTTGGGTGTGGCCATCACTCTGCTGCTGGTGATTTTTACCTCTTGCGTGGGTATTTCGTTGGTATGGAATCAGGGGGTAAAAACGTTGATACAGATGCAGCAAAAATTGGCAAAAGGTGAAAGTCCTGCTCAGGAAATGGTAAAAAGTGTTTCGTTGGTATTAACCGGATTTTTACTGCTGATCCCGGGATTTTTTACCGATTTTCTTGGGTTGTTGCTGTTGTTACCACGGGTGCAAAAATTACTAACACTGAAATTAATGCCTTATTTTAACCTTTCCCGCTCTGGCACGGCGAATACATCGGGTAGCGGCAATATTTTTGACGGAGAATATCAATGCAAAGAGGATGACAGTGACAAAATAGAAGACCAAAAAAACAAAGACGGAGCTGACAAAAATCGCAACCCTAAGAATAACAAATAA
- the nrdA gene encoding class 1a ribonucleoside-diphosphate reductase subunit alpha produces the protein MNQGLLVTKRDGRKERIDLDKIHRVIEWAAEGLRNVSVSQVALRSHIQFYDGIKTADIHETIIKAAADLISSDAPDYQYLAARLAIFHLRKKAYGQFEPPSLFDHVSKMVQMNKYDQHLLIDYTPEEFAQMDTFLDHWRDLNFSYAAVKQLEGKYLVQNRVSGEIYESAQFLYLLVAACLFSRYPRGTRLDYVRRFYDAISTFKISLPTPIMSGVRTPTRQFSSCVLIECGDSLDSINASASAIVKYVSQRAGIGINAGRIRALGSPIRGGEAFHTGCIPFYKYFQTAVKSCSQGGVRGGAATLFYPLWHWEVESLLVLKNNRGVEGNRVRHMDYAVQINKLLYQRLLEDRDITLFSPSDVPGLYDAFFADQYEFERLYLYYEQDKNLRQQRIRAVDLFSSMMQERASTGRIYIQNVDHCNTHSPFDPKVAPIRQSNLCLEIALPTKPLNDISDEKGEIALCTLSAFNLGAIDHLDELKDLATLTVRALDALLDYQDYPIAAARNGSMGRRTLGVGVINFAYYLAKNGLGYSSTDPDHSANNLTHRTFEAIQYYLLQASNELAKEKGACQWFAQTTYAQGLLPIDTYKKELDKICNEPLHLDWESLRQSIKQFGLRNSTLSALMPSETSSQISNATNGIEPPRGYVSIKASKDGILRQVVPEYERLKDNYQLLWDIPNNEGYLQLVGLMQKFVDQSISANTNYDPTRFPNNKVPMKQLLKDLLTAYKLGIKTLYYHNTRDGADDAQGDMASNQVVDNDCESGACKI, from the coding sequence ATGAACCAAGGCTTACTTGTTACAAAACGCGATGGCCGTAAAGAACGCATTGATCTCGATAAAATCCATCGAGTGATCGAGTGGGCTGCAGAAGGCTTACGTAATGTCTCTGTCTCTCAAGTAGCATTACGTTCCCACATTCAATTTTATGATGGCATAAAAACCGCCGATATCCACGAAACTATTATTAAAGCTGCTGCTGATCTGATCTCCAGTGACGCACCGGATTACCAATATTTAGCCGCTCGCCTGGCGATTTTTCATCTGCGCAAAAAAGCCTATGGTCAATTTGAACCACCGTCGCTTTTTGACCATGTGTCAAAAATGGTTCAAATGAATAAATATGATCAACATCTATTGATAGATTACACCCCAGAAGAATTCGCCCAGATGGATACCTTTCTTGATCATTGGCGTGATCTCAATTTCTCCTATGCTGCGGTAAAACAGCTAGAAGGCAAATACTTGGTACAAAATCGAGTCAGTGGTGAAATCTACGAAAGCGCCCAATTTTTATATCTTCTTGTTGCTGCTTGCCTATTCTCCCGCTATCCACGAGGAACCCGCCTCGATTATGTTAGACGTTTTTACGATGCGATATCCACTTTTAAGATCTCGTTGCCGACACCCATTATGTCCGGTGTACGCACTCCCACGCGTCAATTCAGTTCATGCGTATTGATCGAATGTGGTGATAGTTTGGATTCAATTAATGCCTCGGCCAGCGCCATTGTAAAATATGTTTCGCAGCGTGCCGGCATTGGTATCAACGCGGGTCGTATCCGCGCACTGGGAAGCCCTATTCGCGGAGGTGAAGCTTTCCATACCGGTTGTATTCCATTCTATAAATATTTTCAGACCGCCGTTAAATCCTGCTCGCAAGGTGGGGTACGCGGGGGGGCTGCCACACTGTTTTATCCATTATGGCATTGGGAAGTAGAAAGCCTGCTGGTGCTAAAAAATAATCGTGGTGTTGAAGGCAATCGGGTGCGCCATATGGATTACGCGGTACAGATCAACAAATTACTGTATCAACGCCTGTTAGAAGATAGAGATATCACCCTGTTTAGTCCCTCCGATGTGCCAGGGTTATACGATGCTTTCTTTGCGGATCAATATGAGTTCGAACGGTTGTATTTATACTACGAGCAAGATAAAAACCTTCGTCAGCAACGAATAAGAGCCGTTGACTTATTCTCTTCGATGATGCAAGAACGTGCTTCTACCGGCCGTATTTATATTCAGAATGTTGATCACTGTAATACACACAGCCCATTTGATCCCAAAGTAGCACCAATACGCCAATCTAACTTGTGTTTGGAAATCGCATTGCCCACTAAACCGCTAAATGATATCAGTGACGAAAAAGGTGAAATTGCCCTCTGTACACTGTCTGCTTTTAATTTGGGTGCGATTGATCATCTCGATGAATTGAAAGATTTGGCGACATTAACAGTACGTGCGCTCGATGCCCTACTCGATTATCAGGATTACCCGATTGCAGCAGCGCGTAATGGCTCGATGGGGCGTCGTACTTTGGGTGTTGGCGTGATCAATTTCGCTTATTATTTGGCGAAAAACGGTCTGGGCTATTCCAGTACTGATCCCGATCACAGTGCTAACAACCTGACGCATCGTACTTTCGAGGCTATTCAATACTATCTGTTGCAAGCGTCGAATGAGTTAGCGAAGGAAAAGGGTGCTTGCCAATGGTTTGCGCAAACCACTTATGCGCAAGGTCTGTTACCGATCGATACCTATAAAAAAGAATTAGACAAAATCTGTAATGAACCACTGCATCTTGATTGGGAGAGCTTACGCCAGAGTATTAAACAGTTTGGGCTACGTAATTCAACCCTTTCCGCACTTATGCCTTCAGAAACATCATCACAGATTTCTAATGCGACTAACGGCATTGAACCACCACGTGGTTACGTCAGTATAAAAGCGTCGAAAGACGGTATTTTGCGTCAGGTGGTACCGGAATATGAGCGACTAAAAGACAATTATCAGTTGTTATGGGATATACCGAATAATGAAGGTTATCTGCAACTGGTTGGTTTGATGCAGAAATTCGTTGATCAGTCTATTTCGGCAAATACCAACTACGATCCCACTCGTTTCCCCAACAATAAAGTACCCATGAAGCAATTGCTGAAAGATTTGCTTACTGCTTATAAATTGGGCATTAAAACGCTCTATTATCACAATACACGTGATGGGGCGGATGATGCTCAAGGAGATATGGCAAGCAATCAAGTTGTTGATAACGACTGCGAAAGCGGTGCCTGTAAGATTTAA
- the nrdB gene encoding class Ia ribonucleoside-diphosphate reductase subunit beta, protein MAYTTFSQKKNDQLKEPMFLGQSVNVARFDQQKYAIFEQLIEKQLSFFWRPEEIDVTRDNIDYQGLPEHEKHLFISNLKYQTLLDSIQGRSPNIALLPLISIPELETWVETWSFSETIHSRSYTHIIRNIVNEPSSIFDDIVTNKEILKRAKDISAYYDDLIEMTSYYHLLGEGTHQVNGVTIKVDRRALKKKLYLCLMSVNALEGIRFYVSFACSFAFAERKLMEGNAKIIKLIARDEALHLTGTQHILHLMQGGKDDPEMAEIAKECKDDCYKLFVKAAEQEKEWAEYLFRDGSMIGLNKDILCQYIEYITNIRMKAVGLEAPFSNRNDPLPWIKPWLSSDNVQVAPQEVEVSSYLVGQIDAEVNADDLRGFEL, encoded by the coding sequence ATGGCCTATACCACATTTTCGCAAAAGAAAAATGATCAATTAAAAGAGCCGATGTTTTTGGGTCAGTCAGTTAACGTGGCACGCTTTGATCAACAAAAATATGCCATTTTTGAACAACTTATTGAAAAACAACTTTCTTTTTTTTGGCGCCCAGAAGAAATTGATGTTACTCGTGATAATATCGATTACCAAGGTTTGCCAGAACACGAAAAACACCTTTTTATTAGCAATTTAAAGTATCAAACCTTGCTTGATTCCATTCAGGGCCGTAGCCCCAATATCGCGTTATTACCGCTGATTTCGATTCCTGAATTAGAAACTTGGGTAGAAACCTGGTCATTTTCAGAAACAATTCATTCCAGATCCTATACCCATATCATCCGTAATATTGTTAACGAGCCTTCATCCATATTCGATGATATTGTCACTAATAAAGAGATTCTGAAACGCGCAAAAGATATCTCTGCTTATTACGATGATTTGATAGAGATGACCAGTTATTACCATTTGCTGGGTGAAGGAACCCATCAGGTTAACGGTGTCACTATAAAGGTGGATCGGCGTGCGTTGAAAAAGAAGCTTTATTTGTGTCTGATGAGCGTCAATGCATTGGAAGGTATCCGTTTTTATGTCAGTTTTGCCTGCTCTTTCGCCTTTGCAGAACGAAAATTAATGGAAGGCAATGCCAAAATTATTAAGTTGATTGCTCGTGATGAAGCACTCCATCTGACTGGGACACAACACATCCTTCATTTAATGCAAGGGGGTAAAGATGACCCCGAAATGGCAGAAATTGCCAAAGAATGCAAAGACGATTGCTATAAATTATTTGTTAAGGCAGCTGAACAAGAGAAAGAATGGGCGGAATACCTCTTCCGCGATGGCTCCATGATTGGCCTCAATAAAGATATTCTCTGCCAGTATATCGAATATATCACCAATATTCGTATGAAGGCTGTAGGGTTAGAGGCTCCCTTTTCAAACCGCAACGATCCGCTCCCGTGGATCAAGCCTTGGCTCTCTTCTGACAATGTACAGGTGGCACCACAAGAAGTTGAGGTGAGTTCTTATTTGGTGGGCCAAATTGATGCTGAGGTCAATGCCGATGACTTACGCGGTTTTGAACTGTGA
- the yfaE gene encoding class I ribonucleotide reductase maintenance protein YfaE has protein sequence MANSTINLHQSGSQLDYPVDSNNLLEALEQHQIAVEYQCRSGYCGTCRLVLLKGEVDYLTQPLALIQEGEILPCCCKPRGDIAIEI, from the coding sequence ATGGCAAACTCTACCATTAACTTACATCAGAGTGGATCACAGCTTGATTACCCTGTTGACAGCAACAATTTGCTAGAAGCGCTGGAACAACATCAAATAGCAGTCGAGTATCAATGTCGCTCGGGTTATTGTGGTACATGCCGTCTGGTATTGCTAAAAGGCGAAGTTGACTATTTAACACAACCCCTGGCCCTTATTCAGGAAGGTGAAATATTGCCCTGCTGCTGTAAACCACGGGGAGATATTGCAATTGAGATTTAA
- the glnB gene encoding nitrogen regulatory protein P-II — MKKIDAIIKPFKLDDVREALADVGITGMTVTEVKGFGRQKGHTELYRGAEYMVDFLPKVKIEIVVTDDIAETCVATIMQTAQTGKIGDGKIFVFAIEKVVRIRTGEQDEEAI, encoded by the coding sequence ATGAAAAAAATTGACGCAATTATTAAGCCGTTCAAACTCGATGATGTCCGTGAAGCCTTAGCTGATGTGGGCATCACCGGTATGACAGTGACAGAAGTAAAGGGTTTCGGGCGCCAAAAAGGGCATACTGAGTTGTATCGAGGTGCTGAATATATGGTCGATTTTTTACCCAAGGTAAAAATCGAAATTGTGGTGACAGATGACATCGCTGAAACTTGCGTTGCCACTATTATGCAAACTGCTCAGACTGGCAAAATTGGTGACGGCAAAATTTTTGTTTTCGCTATAGAAAAAGTAGTACGCATCCGTACTGGTGAACAAGATGAAGAAGCTATTTAA
- a CDS encoding NAD+ synthase: MSKSLSIVLAQLNWLVGDIEGNTERMLQIVTQQQGKADLVMFSELALCGYPPEDLLLRSDFYQRCVDQLPLLQQASLQIAIMVGHPWREGEKLYNALSVFSAGKLLDRYFKQSLPNHGVFDEKRYFTPGSQSCVIELKGYRLGMLICEDIWSPAPVDAVKAAGAEILLSINASPYHREKPYIRNQLLVGHCQRTKLPLVYLNQMGGQDDLIFDGCSKVFDAQGQITHHLAAFAEQTTLCQLKDLDIIPMQKPAVGCATEPFAGEYQALVMAVSDYVSKNGFKGALLGLSGGIDSALTLAIAVDALGKEKVHAVMMPSRHTSELSIKCAQQQAETQGIKFDVLSIEPMFNAFMAQLAPLFADKPVDTTEENLQARCRGMLLMALSNKFGSIVLTTGNKSELAVGYSTLYGDMAGGFDVLKDVPKTLVFKLAEYRNSLSVMKVIPQEVIDRPPSAELAPKQLDQDKLPPYDILDGILEGYIERDESVADLIACDVTGRYDEATVRNVIRLVDINEHKRRQSAIGPRITSRDFGKDRRYPITCGFGRKNWES; the protein is encoded by the coding sequence ATGAGCAAATCACTGTCTATTGTATTAGCCCAGCTTAACTGGTTGGTTGGTGATATTGAAGGTAACACTGAGCGTATGTTGCAAATCGTGACTCAACAACAGGGAAAAGCTGATTTAGTCATGTTCTCTGAACTGGCATTGTGTGGTTATCCACCAGAAGACCTTTTATTACGAAGCGATTTTTATCAGCGTTGTGTCGATCAGTTACCACTATTACAGCAGGCTTCTTTGCAGATTGCCATTATGGTAGGACATCCATGGCGTGAAGGCGAAAAATTATACAATGCGTTATCGGTATTCTCAGCAGGGAAATTACTTGATCGTTATTTTAAGCAATCACTGCCAAATCATGGTGTTTTTGATGAAAAACGCTATTTTACGCCAGGTAGCCAAAGTTGTGTCATTGAGCTAAAAGGTTATCGCTTGGGGATGCTAATTTGTGAAGATATTTGGTCTCCTGCGCCAGTGGATGCGGTGAAAGCAGCAGGTGCAGAAATACTGTTGTCGATCAACGCCTCCCCTTATCACCGTGAAAAACCTTATATTCGCAATCAACTACTGGTCGGTCATTGTCAGCGTACTAAATTGCCATTGGTCTATCTCAACCAGATGGGGGGACAAGATGATCTCATTTTTGATGGCTGTTCGAAAGTATTTGATGCACAAGGTCAAATTACACACCACCTCGCTGCCTTTGCTGAGCAAACTACCCTATGTCAACTAAAAGATCTGGATATCATACCGATGCAGAAACCCGCGGTAGGCTGTGCAACCGAGCCCTTTGCCGGGGAATATCAAGCATTGGTAATGGCAGTCAGTGATTATGTCAGCAAAAATGGCTTTAAAGGCGCATTACTTGGCTTATCTGGTGGTATAGATTCAGCGCTGACCTTGGCCATTGCTGTTGATGCGTTGGGTAAAGAAAAGGTTCATGCCGTGATGATGCCATCTCGCCACACGTCAGAATTAAGCATAAAATGTGCGCAACAGCAGGCTGAAACACAAGGCATTAAATTTGATGTACTTTCCATCGAGCCAATGTTCAATGCTTTTATGGCACAATTAGCCCCGCTATTTGCAGACAAACCGGTGGATACTACAGAAGAAAATTTACAGGCGCGTTGCCGTGGCATGTTGTTGATGGCGTTATCCAATAAATTCGGTAGTATTGTATTGACAACCGGTAATAAAAGTGAACTCGCTGTCGGTTATTCCACCTTGTATGGTGATATGGCTGGCGGTTTTGATGTACTGAAAGATGTACCGAAAACTTTGGTATTCAAATTAGCTGAATACCGTAATTCTCTTAGCGTAATGAAAGTGATCCCACAGGAAGTCATTGATCGTCCTCCTTCGGCGGAGTTGGCACCTAAGCAGCTCGACCAGGACAAATTACCCCCTTACGATATTTTGGATGGCATTCTTGAAGGCTATATCGAGCGAGATGAGTCTGTTGCCGATTTGATCGCGTGTGATGTCACAGGCCGTTATGACGAAGCGACGGTACGTAACGTGATCCGATTGGTCGATATCAACGAACACAAACGACGTCAATCCGCTATCGGCCCTCGTATTACCAGCCGTGATTTTGGTAAAGATCGACGTTATCCGATCACCTGTGGTTTTGGTCGTAAAAACTGGGAGTCCTGA